A stretch of DNA from Cellulomonas xiejunii:
GTCGGACCGCGCCGCGGCACAGGCTGCCGAGCAGGCGCAGAAGGAGGCCTCCCGTCAGCAGCGCGACCAGCAGCGGGCTGGCGCCACCGGTCGGGCTCGCTCGAGCCGGTCCAGCACGGGCAGTGCCCCGCTCGACGCCTTCCTGCGCTCGGCCGGCACGCAGCTCGGGCGGGAGATCACGCGCACGATCTTCGGCACCCGCCGGCGCCGCTGACCTCAGTCGCGGGCGGCGAGCCAGATCGCGCTCGCCGCGACCTCCCCCAGCTCCACCCGGTCGGGCCGCCCGGCGGGGAGCACGCTGACGACTCCGGTGACCGCGCGCCGCTCGTCGAGCGTCACCGGGGCGTCGAGCACGAGCCCGACCCCCTCGAGGTACCGCAGCAGCTCGGGGTCCGCGTCGGAGATCCGCGCGACGCGGTACTCCCCTGGCTCGACCTCCCACATGACGCGCGCGTCGGGCAGGTGGACCGTGCCGTCGGCCGCAGGGATCGGGTCGCCGTGCGGGTCACGGTCGGGGTGCCCCAGCAGGTCGGCGACGCGCTCGACGAACCGGTCGCTCACCGCGTGCTCCAGGACCTCGGCCTCGTCGTGCACCTCGTCCCAGCCGTAGCCCAGCTTCTCGACGAGGTAGGTCTCGATGAGGCGGTGCCGACGGACCATCGCGACCGCGTGCGCACGACCAGCCGCGGTGAGCTCCACCGCACCGTAGGGCCGGTGGGACACCAGCCCGGCGTCGGCGAGACGCTTGACGGTCTCCGAGACCGTCGAGGCCCCGACACCCAGCCTGCTCGCGAGCAGCTTGGTCGTGACCGGCACGTCGGACCACTCCTGCGCGCCCCAGATGACCTTGAGGTAGTCCTGGGTCACCGCGGACAGGGGGGCAGCACTCTGTGACACGAAACCAGCGTAGAGGGGTCAGGAGCCGTCGACGCTCCAGTGCCAGGCCTCCCCCGGCAGGTTCTTCAGCCCGTACTCCCCGGCGTGCTCCTTCAGCCACGCGTACGCCGCGGACCCGTAGGTCAACGAGCGGCCCCCCGAGGTGAAGTCGATCGCGAGCCCGCGCTCGTGGCGGGAGCTGCCCGGCCGCGCGGTGCTCGGCGAGCACGCGGACGCCGCCTTCTCGTACACGTCGGCGTCCGTCGGGCCGCAGTGCGCGCGGCGGAGCGCGATCTGCTGCTCGGGGCTGCGCCACCCGCCGCCGCCCAGCTCGACCCCGTCGGCCGTCGCCGCGGCCACGAGGGCGTCGACGGTCGCGGCGAGGCACGGGTGCACGCGGATCCCGCTGCGGGTGCGCACGATGTCGCCCTCAGCGACAGGTCCGTCGACCAGCGCGCAGTCGGTCGGCTGCACACCCGTGGGGACGGTCGGCGGCACACTCTCCACGACCAGCTCCTCGGGGACGCCCACCTGCCACAGCACCTCGCCCTCCGCGGAGACGAGCAAGACGGCGGTCTCCTCCATCACCAGGCGCGCACCGGGGTTCCCCGCCGTGCCGCTCGTCCAGACGGGTGTGCCTGCGGCGTCGAGCAGCACGAGGTCACCGTCCTCCTGCAGCCGGAAGGTCGTCCCGGTGTCCGTCGAGGACGACCAGACCGGTTCGTCGTCCCAGGTGGCGACGAGAGCCCCGGCGGCGATCCGAAGCGCGAGGTGGCCGGAGGGCGAGCCCAGCGACGCGCCCACCGAGAGCTCCCCACCGACGTCCATGGCGGACGGGCCGATCGGTGTGTCCGAGCTCCACACGGGCGTGCCGGCAGCATCGAGCAGCACGAGGTTGCCGTCGTCCTGCAGCGCGAGGGAGGCCGGGCCGATCCCCGCGGTGCGGCTGCGCCACACGACCTCGCCACCCTCGTCGAGGGCCACGAGGTTCCCGTTCTCGCGGAGCTCGAGCGCCGTCGCTCGCACCCCACCTTGCGGCGCGGCGGAGTTCGACCCCGACTCCGACTCCGACTCCGACTCGGACTCAGACTCCGACTCGGACTCAGACTCCGACTCGGACTCCGACTCGGACGTGGGCGCGGGCTCGGACACGGGCGTCCACCGCGCGACGCCGTCGGGGCCGCTCAGCTGCACGCCCGCATCCGGGTCGACGAACAGGGTGTGCCGCCCGTCGGGTGACGACAGGACGTCGCCGGGGTCGAGCCGGTCGGGGCCGACGAGCGTGGAGGGCACCACCGCCGTGCCGCTGCCCCACACGACGCTGCCG
This window harbors:
- a CDS encoding D-alanyl-D-alanine carboxypeptidase family protein, whose product is MRRVAVVAVTAGLLLAGAVPAWAGPGEDVLRPGEQLAPGDGLLAPGGGHVLVVQPDGSLGLYALDDVVRWSSGRGVAGATLTADATGDVRLVAPDGAVLWSTATAGSQGTLRLRDDGEMVVESPDGSVVWGSGTAVVPSTLVGPDRLDPGDVLSSPDGRHTLFVDPDAGVQLSGPDGVARWTPVSEPAPTSESESESESESESESESESESESESGSNSAAPQGGVRATALELRENGNLVALDEGGEVVWRSRTAGIGPASLALQDDGNLVLLDAAGTPVWSSDTPIGPSAMDVGGELSVGASLGSPSGHLALRIAAGALVATWDDEPVWSSSTDTGTTFRLQEDGDLVLLDAAGTPVWTSGTAGNPGARLVMEETAVLLVSAEGEVLWQVGVPEELVVESVPPTVPTGVQPTDCALVDGPVAEGDIVRTRSGIRVHPCLAATVDALVAAATADGVELGGGGWRSPEQQIALRRAHCGPTDADVYEKAASACSPSTARPGSSRHERGLAIDFTSGGRSLTYGSAAYAWLKEHAGEYGLKNLPGEAWHWSVDGS
- a CDS encoding metal-dependent transcriptional regulator, coding for MSQSAAPLSAVTQDYLKVIWGAQEWSDVPVTTKLLASRLGVGASTVSETVKRLADAGLVSHRPYGAVELTAAGRAHAVAMVRRHRLIETYLVEKLGYGWDEVHDEAEVLEHAVSDRFVERVADLLGHPDRDPHGDPIPAADGTVHLPDARVMWEVEPGEYRVARISDADPELLRYLEGVGLVLDAPVTLDERRAVTGVVSVLPAGRPDRVELGEVAASAIWLAARD